Proteins encoded in a region of the Microbacterium neungamense genome:
- a CDS encoding transferase yields MGKNYVDIEDDQGATLRYRKHANGRGLVAHGAKVHPKALIEAGAYVEPGARVGAGARVARGAWIEPDAVIGENAQIDAHAHIGPGAAVGDGAHIGVRTEVGAGARVARGARIGDDETVPAGQAVATDRKGLWLAA; encoded by the coding sequence GTGGGCAAGAACTACGTCGATATCGAGGACGACCAGGGCGCCACGCTGCGATACCGCAAGCACGCCAACGGCCGGGGCCTCGTCGCGCACGGCGCGAAGGTGCATCCGAAGGCACTCATCGAGGCCGGCGCCTATGTCGAACCCGGGGCGCGCGTCGGAGCCGGCGCGCGTGTGGCCCGTGGCGCGTGGATCGAGCCCGACGCCGTCATCGGCGAGAACGCGCAGATCGATGCGCACGCGCACATCGGCCCGGGTGCCGCCGTCGGCGACGGCGCGCACATCGGCGTCCGCACGGAGGTCGGCGCCGGAGCGCGCGTCGCACGCGGCGCCCGGATCGGCGACGACGAGACCGTCCCCGCCGGTCAGGCGGTGGCGACGGACAGGAAGGGCCTCTGGCTGGCCGCCTGA
- a CDS encoding DNA-formamidopyrimidine glycosylase family protein, translating into MPEGDTVYRTAHRLDEALRGHEVTRFDIRVPRAATADLTGEMVRSVVPRGKHLLMRIGDRTLHSHLRMEGAWLLYRPGEKWRHPAFSVRAIVGTAEREAVGVDLAMVEVLPTAAEHTVIGHLGPDPLAEDWDPVEAARRIRDDGRSIHVALLDQRNVAGFGNEYAVELLFLRGVLPETPPAEVDVDALLDLGARTIRANRIRVDRTFTGNARRGFTTWVYGRAGRPCRRCGTLIRRGAIGADATRERVTFWCPNCQR; encoded by the coding sequence GTGCCCGAGGGGGACACCGTCTACCGCACCGCGCACCGTCTCGACGAGGCGCTCCGCGGGCACGAGGTGACGCGATTCGACATCCGCGTCCCGCGGGCGGCGACCGCCGACCTCACCGGCGAGATGGTGCGCTCCGTCGTGCCGCGGGGCAAGCACCTCCTGATGCGGATCGGCGACCGCACGCTCCATTCCCATCTGCGCATGGAAGGCGCCTGGCTGCTCTATCGTCCCGGCGAGAAATGGCGGCATCCGGCCTTCTCGGTGCGCGCGATCGTCGGCACCGCCGAACGCGAAGCGGTCGGGGTCGACCTGGCCATGGTCGAGGTCCTGCCGACCGCCGCGGAGCACACCGTGATCGGCCATCTCGGCCCGGACCCGCTGGCCGAGGACTGGGACCCGGTCGAGGCCGCACGGCGCATCCGGGACGACGGCCGCAGCATCCACGTCGCCCTCCTCGACCAGCGCAACGTCGCCGGCTTCGGCAACGAATACGCCGTCGAGCTGCTGTTCCTGCGCGGCGTGCTGCCGGAGACGCCGCCCGCGGAGGTCGACGTGGACGCCCTCCTCGACCTGGGCGCACGCACCATCCGGGCCAACCGGATCCGCGTCGACCGCACCTTCACCGGCAACGCCCGCCGGGGCTTCACGACCTGGGTATACGGCCGCGCCGGCCGGCCCTGCCGCCGTTGCGGGACGCTCATCCGGCGGGGTGCGATCGGGGCGGATGCCACGCGCGAGCGCGTCACGTTCTGGTGCCCGAACTGCCAACGCTGA